TTCTGAGATCAGTCTGTTTGATTTTCTTCTGTGCCTGAGAAGCCCTGTTTGTGGCTGACCTGACAGAAGATGTACGGTCCACTGAAGCTCAAGGAAGATGTGTCAGAGCCCTGAACCTTCTCAGCAGGACAGGGCAGAGTGTCCCCGTCCCAGCAGCTCTCCTCCTGGTCCACACGGTCTGCTTCACTGACCTTGGTCGGCCACAGTAAAGCatcagaggagctgcagagacagaaagcagGAAGTTATCATCACCTACGCTGAAAGATGTTTTCTTCTACGACTGAGGAATGTGACAATGTTTTCTGTCCAGATGTGAGAAACATCTCACCACGTCGACACGCTGTCCAGGTGTTGGACTTTGCAGATGGACGTCTTCTCGCTCTGCATGAGGGTCCGAGGGGTGGcagactgaaacacaaagatgctaaaatgaaacGTACGGACAGTAAAACTCTAATATGATGGATGATACACTGACTGACATCctagaaacagtaaaaaaaaaaagaggtatcTGGTCCTACCTTCATCTcagagaggattttactttTCCCTGGAGAAGGAACTGAGTCCACCCATAGAATGACCTTCCTAATCattcaaaacacagaaagaaagctTAAAATGAAAACTTAAAAAACTGAACCTCACTGTTTTGTGTTACTTGCACTCTGATGGCTGTAGGTAGAGTTCAGCAGGACTTTAACATTTCAGAACACAAACACGTAAAGTACCTCTGACAGGCCGGGACGGTGCAGTAGAGGACGAAGAAGACCGTGGCCACCAACACACTGATGAGGATGTAGATGAAGGTGGTGGACGACCAGGTGGCTGTAAAGGACAGAAAATAGAATAAATGACGATGCTAACAATGATTAATAACGGCACGTGTTAGGAGGGTTTTATTAGGCCGCTCcagagaaaaacaagcaatCAGCAGAAGATAATCCCCGCAGGAAAAACCAACATCTGGAGCTAATATTCTACCTCCATGTGAAGTCCACTCCACAGGATCAGTCCACTCTGAGGGGATTCCTCCATAGCGGGGACCATATCCAGGATCCACCAGAGTTCTGACCTTCACCTGGTAGGTCTGGAAAGGCTCGAGCAATTTTCCCAGGATGGGGACCGACAGGGAGCCCTCTGAGGTGTTCAGCAGCACTGGAGATCCCTAATAAAGAGCAGAATCCATGAGAATCTGTCAGGATGTGTCAGATCCAAACCACCAGCATGTAGGAGGTAGCAggtaaaaagcacaaaaccacTGATGTACATGTTCCTCACCTGATCTGGTGTCCTGTAGTAACACACCTCGTAGAACAGTCTGTTTGGAAGTTTAGAATCTGTGCTCGGATGCATCCACTCCACCATCCAGTTCCCTTTCTCCTCTCTGACCTTCAGCTGCTGAGGTGGTTTGGGACGAACTGAGCAACAAGAGGTTAGCTGAGTTTATCTGGATCATTCTGGTGTTTATAAAGAAGTTTTGAGATGAATAGCAGCATGCATACTGTCTTGTGCAATGTCAGGTTTAAAACCGCTCACGTCCAGGCCTTGGTGCTGCTGTGGATTTGTGTGCAGgttggttgtgtgtgttttgggttttCTGGGCCTCTCTGCAGTCAGAATGGAGTTTAAAGCCACCCTGATCATCGCTGTGTTGTGCTGGTGTCGCTGTCCTGCCTAAAGCTTGCTTTAATTTGAATAAAGTGACGTTttaatttgtaaataaatagcTTTATGTTCTATCATCAGTTTTTGGTCTCTTTAACCCAGTTTTTCTTTACAACTTTTGCCCCACATCTCCTGACTCACAGCGACATAACGACTAGTTTCAGCCAGAGCTGACTGAATATTCtttaaaactgatgcaaaaagTGAACAGAAGTGTCCTGAAATACAACAACtgtctaaaaatgtaaataggaAAATGAAGCCTTGATGCTGCACAGAATaatatgtgacattttgatCACAACAGAAGAACCCATTTATGTGTGGGACATTTTAGATTGGTGTGATGGTTAAACACAGCCCGTTCCTTCACAAACACTCCAAGGCGTCAGCACCCCACTCCTCTTCTCcctccactggcttccagtttcCTTTAGgatccattttaaaattttactttttgctTTTAAAGCCCTGAACGGCCTTGCGTCTATTTATTTGACTGAGCTTCTCTCTGTCGGAAACCCTAACAGGGCGTTAAGGTCGACTAAACAGCTGATTGTGGAAGTCTCTGGGACCAGGTATAAACACCGGGGGGGGGGATGGAGCTTTTTCAGTTGCTGCATCCAGACTCTGGAACAAACTGCCCCCTGACTCTGGAACAAACTGCCCCCAGACTCTGGAACAAACTGCCCCCTGACTCTGGAACAAACTGCCCCCAGACTCTGGAACAAACTGCCCCCTGACTCTGGAACAAACTGCCCCCAGACTCTGGAACAAACTGCCCCCTGACTCTGGAACAAACTGCCCCCAGACTCTGGAACAAACTGCCCCCTGACTCTGGAACAAACTGCCCCCAGACTCTGGAACAAACTGCCCCCTGACTCTGGAACAAACTGCCCCCAGACTCTGGAACAAACTGCCCCCAGACTTACATACCATCACCAACTTTGGCCTTTTCAAAGCACGGCTCAAAACTTATgttttcagactggttttaatACACAGTAgtgtggtgacattttattctattttattttgtcttatttgattttattttcctgacGTGTTctattgttgctttcttttcatctgctcttatttcttattttactatttgtttttaactggaaagcactttggtcacctcGAGTattgtaaagtgctctataaataaaactagattgattgattgaaacaTGGAATATGAGTTCAGTATTTAGCAGCAGTCTGTTGGAATTTTTGCATACCACACATACTACATGTGTACCACTAGACTTTGTCCAAGCTCCTAAGCATGGATGCAACAGTCCCATCCAACCACCAGGTGGGACTACTGGATCACATCTGTTCAGCTATCCTCTCTACCTGCAGTTTTATCACCCCCTTGTGTGCTTTTAATTTGGCGGGAAATGCTCTCCTCTCATCCTGTCCTCTGGTTTGTGGCCTTCCTGTACTCACTGTGCCGGTACGCCTCAAAAGTCTTGGCGTTGTGTGTTGGTTGGAGGTCGAGCAGCAGATGTTCAGATGCTGGGACAGTCAGAGAGCAGCTGTAGCTCAGCAGCGCCTCCCTGTGGTCGGTCCGGACTGTTGGGTTCACACAGCATCTCTCCGAGCTGAAGGGGGGGAATTACAAGAGGAGCAGGGATGTTCAGatcagtgaatgaatgaatgataagTGGATGGGTGCATCTTTCAGCTCCAAACCAGGAGGCGTTGACGGCATCACGCTCAACTTACGGGCCGGTTCGGTTGTGTCGACAGAACAGCTGGTAGGTGATGAAGTCAGCCAGCTCCAGGCTCACCTCCCAGCTACACAccacctccctctctccttccagCACACAGTGCAAAGTGGGAAGCTGCCCAAAGTCTACAGCCGGACAGAGAGAATAAACCAGTAAGAAGAGCTGCCATAAGACTGGACAGAGGCAGGAGATTAGAAATGTGAGGACAGGAGATAAGAAGCAGGGTCTCATCAGAGGGGAAAGACTTTGCTGTGGCAGATTGTTCAACACATTAAATACACCAAGCTgtttattcagaattaaagCTGATGAAGCTGATTTACCGTCTTCAGTCTGCCAGGTCACCACTGGACTCCAGACGCTCCACTGACCCACTCCAGCCCGGACCCTCACCCTGGCTTCATACCGGCGTCCTGGAAGCAACACACGCTTCTCTAACTTCACAGTGGTGGTAGTGACATCCTCAGTCTGCaggaagagacagagaaaagagagatCTATTACATTATTACAGTTAAATATGCACCAATCAACCTCAACATTATGagcactgacaggtgaagaacATCTGCTTCTAAtccaatgttctgctgggaaaccttcagTCCTgacatccatgtggatgttccACCTAAACACTGACttcaggacctctggggatgtcctgtggtaCTGGGATGGTGACATAGGACATCCTAAACATCAGAGGTCCTGTCTTCATGCCCACTGAGTCAGAGGAggtttagcagcataaagggaccAACACTATATGAGGCAGGTGGTCATGATcttatgcctgattggtgtgtGCTTCCAGCAGTGCATTTTTTGATTCGTGATGAATAGAGTTAGACATTCAAATTTTCATTCTACAGGAGTTAAAAGTCTGGAGTGCaaacatccagcatgttcagcATTAAAATCTGGGATGTTAACATCAGTGAAGCTCCTGTTCTCTGTCTGTAAAACTACAGCTGCTTTACTTTACTCatctggatcctgctgctgtttgaaacTGCAGTAATTTAATAACTCACAGACaaaactcctacaaacagctggaagtaaCAAGCTGAGCTTTAGCTGCTGCTCACATTTAGTCCAAACCTGGATTACTTTAACTATCGGTGGGTTTTGTTCATCTGATTTGTCTTCATTAAtggtgaaatgtttttttatggacatttcagtttataaaagctgtgaaatttgttctctctgtggtgtttttggtGCTAAATTTCAAATATTGGTGCTAAAACCTCCAAACACATTGAAGCTCTTTGCGTGTGCATGTCCATCCATTAATGTGACTGCAGGTGATCCAGACTTGCATCGTGTTAAAAGTGATTCAGAAAAGTCCAACCTAGTGAGACCGCTGTTGGAACTTTCACAGAACATTGTCCAGAGTTAATCCAGACATGAAGCTGATGGTTCAGATGTCGTCAGATTAGCAGTAAAGAGCATGTCTGAGTGATAATCATCCTCATGTTAGCATCACGTCTTTGTCTCAGCACAGCCAGAGCTCAGACTTGACATGAGCGATATAAACTGAACCAGAATGGGCCCCATGAGATGGAAGAGTGAGTTTTCCTGTGAGAGGAAAGTAACCGGTTTCATTATCGCTGCTAAATATAACACGCAGAGCTCTTAAGTGTCAGCTATGGTGTTATGGAGAAGTGAATGCCACAGCTCAGTGTTACTTTTGGTTTTGATTTTTCAGATGAACCGAATCTTTCTGTCAGacctgggttagggttagatttATGTTTTCCTGCTTACGGTCCAGCTGTCCTGTCTGTGCATCCTGTAGCTCAGCTGAtatgacaggtttgtgttcagGGACGAGGAGGACGGGTAGGGGCTGGACCAGAGGATCCTCCAGCCTCCATCACCTGCTTCATGTGTGGACAGGTTGACGGGTGGGAGAGCTCTCactagaaaacacaaaaacactcagcA
This genomic interval from Acanthochromis polyacanthus isolate Apoly-LR-REF ecotype Palm Island chromosome 2, KAUST_Apoly_ChrSc, whole genome shotgun sequence contains the following:
- the csf2rb gene encoding cytokine receptor common subunit beta, which produces MTPETMALLWVLLWSALPHLVLCSDPDLCSVQEISSSQSMSPLLQSLQCHNDYESHVHCRWKNDRNTTLQLWFETEDGRELCEPFSSAEEGRTVHCRYKTQLFVIGVSHTVFFMKNNTKNICSSVRRTSLDLFQHVRALPPVNLSTHEAGDGGWRILWSSPYPSSSSLNTNLSYQLSYRMHRQDSWTTEDVTTTTVKLEKRVLLPGRRYEARVRVRAGVGQWSVWSPVVTWQTEDDFGQLPTLHCVLEGEREVVCSWEVSLELADFITYQLFCRHNRTGPSERCCVNPTVRTDHREALLSYSCSLTVPASEHLLLDLQPTHNAKTFEAYRHIRPKPPQQLKVREEKGNWMVEWMHPSTDSKLPNRLFYEVCYYRTPDQGSPVLLNTSEGSLSVPILGKLLEPFQTYQVKVRTLVDPGYGPRYGGIPSEWTDPVEWTSHGATWSSTTFIYILISVLVATVFFVLYCTVPACQRKVILWVDSVPSPGKSKILSEMKSATPRTLMQSEKTSICKVQHLDSVSTCSSDALLWPTKVSEADRVDQEESCWDGDTLPCPAEKVQGSDTSSLSFSGPYIFCQSSEQTSKSVNVKSEAKDIETPSDVSGSPSPVNFTVFGDGYVHLPSPNVSRSTQDLVSHSNENTNTYRQDQHGPESPVKPGLSEPSGSDQPPEYTSEPLSAWPQSDAVQASGYCRLPTAFMTAAK